The nucleotide window CTGTGCAGCCAGGACTGGATGCTGCAGTCAAATTCACTCAGTACCTGCTGGGTCCTGCACTGCTTCGCTACATTGAAACCCTGTCCGAGAGACTATgtatgttcagagatacagcatgaaacagacccattggcccactgattccacaccgatcacccactagttctatgttatgccactttctcatccactccctacacactaggggtaatttaccgagggccaattaacctttggggtgtgggaggaatccggagcacccggagaaaacacgcggtcacagggagaacgtgcaaactgcacacagacatcaattgaggtcaggatcgaacccggatttctggtgctgtgtggtAGCGGCTGTGCCGCCCCTCAAGTGTGCTTTCAGTTACCGTGATGACTGCAGTCTGAAAGTATAAATCCACACGCAGGTGAGTGGCTACACTGCCTGGTATTGGTGTTGCTCAGGGGCCTGATTTCTACAGGCTCCGGAGCTTTGCCGAGATACAGTGGCCAGTGTCTCTTTTGGGAATGAGCTTAGACCGGGTGGGAATGGGCAGACACCAAAGGTGCAGGGTCTTGACTCCGAGACGTGACCAGGTAGATGTTGAATGGACGACTGCCCTCGAGATAGAGTGCTCTGTCCTTGTCCCGAAGAGTTCAGTGTTAACGATTACTGTCTTCTTCGAGGTGCTGACAGAAATTAGTCGAGGCCGGGCCTGTGGGAGTAAGCAAGCAATgagcaggagggaagggaaggtgcCCTGGAATGCAGAGACGGGGCAGTTCTGGGTGATCGCAGGCAAAGCCAGTAATATTCTTTTGTCTTTCAGATGGCGGTAGAATTTCTCCACGAACTTAATGTGCCTTTCTTCAAAGTTGGTTCTGGAGACACCAATAACTTTCCGTATCTGGAGAAGGCTGCCAAGAAAGGTGAGTGCGGTTTCAAAATTCCCTGCCCTTCTCCGGGGGACTGTTCTGCTGATGCTATCTTTGCCCTGTTCCCACTGACAGGgttttacgtgtgtgtgtgtgtgtgtgtgtgtgtgtgtgtgtgtgtgtgtgtgtgtgtgtgtgtgtgtgtgtgtgtgtgtgtgtgtatatacccactgtcactgtgtgtgtgtgtgtgtgtgtgtacccactgtcactgtgtgtgtacccactgtcactgtgtgtgtgtgtgtgtacccactgtcactgtgtgtgtctgtacccactgtcactgtgtgtgtgtgtacccactgtcactgtgtgtgtctgtacccactgtcaatgtgtgtgtgtgtgtgtgtgtgtgtctgtacccACTTTGTCTCTGTGTGGGTGTCAGTGTccactgtgtgtgtttgtgtgcagtgtgtcactgtgtgtgtgtgtgtgtgtgtgtgtgtctgtgtgtgtgtgtgtcactgtgtgtgtgtgtgtgtgtgtgtgtgtgtgtgtgtgtgtgtgtgtctgtacccACTTtcattgtgtgcgtgtgtgtgactacccactgtcactgtgtgtgtgtgtgtgtgtgtgtgtgtctgtacccactgtgtgtgtgtgtgtgtgtgtgtgtgtgtggctgtaccCACTTtcattgtgtgcgtgtgtgtgtgtgtgtggggctgtacccactgtcactgtgtgtgtgtgtacccactgtcactgtgtgtgtgtgtgtgtgtgtgtgtggctgtaccCACTTtcattgtgtgcgtgtgtgtgactaCCCACTGTCACTGTGTGACTACccactgtcactgtgtgtgtgtgacaaccCACTGAAGCTTCTATCCTCCTGCTGTTACTGTTCCCACTGACTTTGGTGTCTTTGTGTCCCCAGGGCGGCCGATGGTAATTTCTAGTGGCATGCAGAGCATGGAGACAATGAGGAAAGTGTACCACACGGTGAAGCCCATCAACCCCAACTTCTGCTTGCTGCAGTGTACCAGTGCCTACCCCTTGGAGCCTGAAGATGTCCACCTGCGAGTCCTCACCGTCAGTACAATGCCCACGGCACCTCACGTTAGAGCAACGTAGACAAGCTAGGCTTCCTCTCCTGCCTCCGGCCgctcttcctccttcctcctgCCACCACACACTGATCCCACAATGCACAACTCCACTCACTTTGTcacttggggagaaggcaggaacgcagtactgattttggatgatcagccatgatcaatttgaatggcggtgccggctcgaagggccgaatggcctgctcctgcacctatttgctatgtttcaatgtttgtccCTCATTCATCCGAAATTTCCCAAACTAATTACCCTTCTTCCTCCTGTCCACCAGCTCCAGTCAGACAGTGACCTTGGAACACCACCACCTCGTGGTTCACCCCTGTCCTCTGGTCAGTTGTCCCGCTGCACAGGAAACGTCATCTCAGTGTCTCCACTGACATCCAGGCCCTCCTCTTCATTCCTCAGCTCCTCTGTTTTTAAAGCACCACGATGCAACCTGAAGTTGTGTGTTTATGGGGCAGGGAGAGGGTTCTCTGACAAATGTGatttagataggatagacagtctgaaccttttattCCAGCATGCAAATTTCAGACTAGATGGCACAGCTTTCAGGTCAGAagtggaaagtttaaaggagacgtgcagggcaaatgttttacacagtGGAATGCAGTGCcgggggttggtggtggaggcatatatcATAGTGGTGCTTATGAATATGCAGGcgttggaggtatatggattacgtgcaggcagacgaGGTAAGTGTAACTTGGTGCCATGTTCTGAGgttgtcataaggtcatcagtgataggaacagaattaggccatttggcccatcgtcattgactgatctatctctcttaatcccattctcctaccttctccccataatctctgacacctgtactaatcaaggttTTAGGCTAATcaaggttcctgtgctgtactgttctatgctctatgcttTGACCCCCATCAGGAATATCAGAAGGAGTTCCCGGACATTCCCATTGGATACTCAGGGCATGAGACTGGAATAGCGATCAGCATTGCAGCAGTGGCCCTCGGAGCCAAGGTGCTGGAGCGTCACGTGACCCTGGACAAGAGCTGGAAGGGCAGTGACCACCAGGCGTCTCTGGAGCCGGCCGAGCTGAGAGAGCTGGTCCGCTGCATCCGCACTGTGGAGAGGGCCCTGGGCTCTCCCCTCAAACAAATGCTGCCCTGCGAGGTGGCCTGTCACAACAAGGTACGTACCGCCCAGCAACCAGCCTCCCCTACCACCTCTCGCAGTGTTACGGcaacctccccctcctttcccagcTCTCACAGTGTTCCAGCAAccttcccatccctcccctccagcTCTCACTGTTCCAGCAACCTTCCCCTCCCAGCTATAGCAGTGTTGCTGCATCATCAGTCCAACATCCCTAAAGTCCTTGTGTGCAGCCCTCACACCTGGCTAATGTCTAATCTGCTCTGAGGAAGAATTTATAGATTCAtataatcatacagcacggaaactggcccttcagcccattcatCCGTGCTGACcgggatgctccatctaagctagttccatttgcttgcttttggcccatatctctctaaattatccaatccatgcacctgGAGAACaactgccttttaaatgttgttatagcccctgcttcaaatacctcctctggcagctcgttccatacacccaccacccttgatgTGGAGaaagttgccccacaggttcctattaaaactttccctacTTGccctgaacctatgccctctcgtcTTGATTGTCCAactatggggggggaggggggaacgtaTTCCAACTGAatctcaccaatccatgttctccagggatgctgcctgagccgctgaattactccagcactctgtgtccatgttctccagagatgctgcctgacccgctgagttactcagcactcgGTGTCCTTCTAATACAAGACTCTGTTCATGCACTCTACCCcaatcatgattttgtacacctctataagatcgctcctcatccccctgcgctccgaGAATAAAGTTCGAGGCTAccccacctctccctgtaactcaggccctATAGGTTGTTGCAGATCTTGCTGTGACCTGTGAAGGTGGGTCAGAGGCACCGTGTCAGCTCTGAGTTACCTCCTTGTTCTCTTGCAGCTGGGCAAGTCTGTTGTTGCCAAGGTGCCCATTGCAGCAGGAACGATGCTGACACTGGACATGATGACCGTGAAGGTGGCAGTGCCCAATGGTGTGGACCCCAGCCACATCTTCAACCTGGTGGGCAAGCGGGTGAAGGCAAACATTGGTGCTGATGCAACGATCACGGACGATGTGGTGGGAGAGCACAGCTCTTGAGGTGCACACGGAGTGTGTAAACCAAGTGAGCTCGCTCTCCATCCCGCCACATCTGCCTTTAAATTAAATCAATCATTTCACACATTattgaatgaatcaatgaaattAAAACCAAATGCTGCTTCAAATATTGAATCCACTGGTGTTGATTTTTCatgcatctgcaaacttactaacattATTTACCAACATCTCTAATTCACATATAATTCATTAATGTCAATAATGACCCACCACTATTCCCTGTAGGACATCACTTTGtctcaggcctccagtccaaaaaacacccaccaccacccactctcctctcctctcctcaatgTCAATTTTGAATGAAATTGGCTAGATCGCCCTGGATCGCTCACTGGTCTGTAAttcatctgaagaggggtcctgacctgaaaggtcacctgtccacgttctcctgaTGGCAGCACGGCGGCACTGTGgtagttgatgcctcacagtgccggagattcgggttcgatcatgactatgagtgctgtctctacagagtttgttcgttctcattgtaaccgcatgggttttctccaggtttcctcccacattccagtgaCATGCCGGTTTgaacgttaattggcttcagtaaaaatagtatattgttcctagtgtgtaggatagtgctaatgtatggggatcgctggttggcatggacttggtgggatgaaggcactctgtgtccatgttctccagagatgctgcctgacccgctgagttactccagcactgtgtccatgttctccagagatgctgcctgacccactgagttactccagccgtcTGTGTCCTTTTCAGTTCTCAGTGTTTTCCATGCAGCCTGCCTCAAATAaaagcacaacattagccacactccagtcttccagcaacaCCCATGGCTATCGATGACACAAGAGGTCTGGTTATTTCTTCCTGAGCTTCCTGCCCTATGTTAGGATACCTTTGATCAGGTCCCAGTAATTTATGTATGTTCATGTGTTTTAAGACTTTGGGCACCTCTTCTGTAATGTGGGCCTCTTTGAGATATCATTAATAAGATGCCTGTAATCCCTTGCATCCATTCTTTCTCCATGGCAACTACAGATGAGAACTATTTATTTaatgcctcgcacatctcctgtggctccacactggATTTCTGAACTTTGTGGCCCAATTCTCTCTTTAGTAACTCTTTGCCCTCAATATACTTAtagaatctctttggattctcctttacCTAATGTGCCAAAGCTATCTCATGTGCCTTTTTATGTTCTAATCACACCTGTAATTAAATCCTGATTACCCCAGGGCCTTTTTCCATTCTGAGCACAGCTTATTACAGCGATCCTACCTTTACTTGGAAAAGTTAAACTGTAAAGAACAGTGAACTACCAACCATGTCTCCTCACCCATCACCCTTGCACTTATGTTTTGCACTTTCTCAGAAGCCGtaagactatattctgcactctgtttgttttctctttgcactaataCTATACTCGTGTGTGGTaaagatttgcctggatagcatgcaagacaaaTCTTTTCAGCGGTgcagcaggaagagctgctgcttcatcggcagagacacaggttcaatccagatctggggtgctgtctgaacggagtttgcacgttcccccagtgactgcaggggtattctccgggtgctccggtttcctcccacactccaaagatgtgcaggtttatagtttaattggcttatgtaaatttccccatgtgtgcagggagtggatgagacaacatagaaatagtgaaataacatagaaatGGTGTGAACAGgttatcgatggtcagcgtggactcagtgggccaaagtgcctgtttgctgtatctctaaacatcatCAAAAGTTATTGCAAGTAAACTATGCCATGTTAATTCCACTAACCCAGCACGCTGAGCAATCATAGTCATGCAAAGTTTGGAGTATCTCTGGTGTGGTTAGTGTTGTGAagtgttcaagaatctgatagcTGCTGGGAAGATGtttttgaacctggaggtcacggttttcaggctcctgtaccttcttcccgatggtagcagcgagatgagagcatggccagggtagtgtaggtctctgatgatgctggctgcctttttgaggcagcgcctcctgtagattgcttcgatggtgggaaggtctttacccgtgatggaccttcgatggtggggagatcactatcagttttgtttagagatatagtgtggaaacaggcccttcggcccaccgagtccttgccgaccagtgatctctgcacattaacactatccgacacatactagggacaatttacatttataccaagccaattaacctgaaaacctgaaggtctttggaatgtgggaggaaaccgaagatctcggagaaaacccacgtgggtcacagggagaacgtgcaaactccgtacggacagcacccatagtcgggatcgaacccgggtctcgcgctgtgaggcagcaactctaccgctacgccaccgcgcCACCCTACAGCTGCGGCACGTGCCGTCCACCTGTGATGGACCAAGAGACTATCTGCATCATCAGAATCTGCACACACAAGGCAACTTATTGCAATTCAAGTTATTTAACGCAGGCCTCATTTTAATAACTGTCAACTAGggttgtaaaatcataaatgaaCATAAACCACGAAAAGCAATTCCAAACCGAAGCGAACACTCCTCTGGGCTTTGAACCAGAGAACCTTTTTCCTCTCTGTTATCTGACTCTTGGGCGGACCTATCATAAGTTAAGGATGACTTTCCAATCTCCTAATTTATCTGGTGATGATTTTTGAACCTTGTTTTTATCTGCATGTTCTCGGTCACTGTAACACCAGATTCTGCACTCACCTTTCACTTTTGCCTTCACCTGTTGTAATTGTGTGCCGTTTGATTGTCCTCATGGATAGCAGAttgttactgtcatgtgtactgagataccgtgaacaaattacatttttcactgtatcgtTGATACACGTGACAGGAATAATAAGATAAAATGGATTCTCTCTGCCTCGGGCTGCCCTTTAACCAGCACGGGTTCCTTCTGCATTCATCATCCTGCACCAACGCTGGAGAAACATTTCTGCTGAAAACAGCAATGAGGTGGGcaagggtggacagtcagaaccttttccagggtggaaatgtcagagactagaaggcatgagaggggcaaatttgtaggagactagaccaagtgggagccgttgggtcctgtcccctcaacgtgcagttgcggtggggggggggcctgcggcgtcacacacgcactaaccacccccccccccccccacacatacatacactaaCCATCCAagagacccccccacacacacacacacaactaaccaCCACCCACACATAATCACGAACCACCCCCCCtgcagaggaggggaggagaggggtagaggacTCTTGGGAGGGGGATGACTTTCCAATCTCCTAAGGAGGGGGATGAGAGTGGAgtagaaggagggggaggaagaggccgtttggggaggggagaggatgtcatgtggggggggggggggaataataaGATAAAACGGGTTCATCTCCAGCAGAGTCTTGAATGAGGGAGCGGCTTcatctgagtatagaagctgggatgtaatgttaaaattgtacaaggcgttggtgagaccaaatctggagtatggtgtacaattttggtcgcccaattataggaaggatgtcaaaaagttacccctcacatttctattaaaatctttcccccccccccccccccccacacacactcccctcaccttaaacctatgtcctctggttcttgatgcccccactctgggcaagagactgtgcatctacctgatataTTCCTCTAATATTTTACTATATTTTAATGTAATGCATTTATCtatggatgtcaacaaaatagagagagtacagaggagatttactagaatgttgcctgggtttcaacaactaagttacagagaaaggttgaataagttaggtctttattctctggagcgcagaaggttaaggggggacttgatagaggtctttaaaatgatgagagggatagacagagttgatgtggatcagcttttccctttgtgaatagggaagattcaaacaagaggacatgacttcagaattaagggacagaagtttaggggtaacatgagggggaacttctttactcagagagtggtagcggtgtggaatgagcttccagtggaagtggtgtcagcaggttcgttggtatcatttaaaaataaattggataggcatatggatgagaagggaatggagggttatggtatgagtgcaggcaggtgggactaagggaaaaaaagttgttcggcacggacttgtagggccgagatggcctgtttccgtgctgtaattgttatatggttatatctctggtagcgtcttttgaataagagtggggtggggagggggggggtgcgtggaaggagggagaggtgtggggggttgCCGCCTCTCGCAGCGTGAGCAAGATGGCAgcaagcagagccattgtgacgtcatcagcgaaagacagtggTTTTCAAATTCAAAGCTTAGTCAGtttcttgaacattttcattaataactcttgcaaaaaagcatgacattttcagataaggtgattttggaATCCACGGGAagaaccggaatatgtaaaaacttTACCGTTACCGCATCATTTTGTTCGCAAAGATGTGattatgcacaaacacacacacacatacacatgcacacatccaagatcagagttttaagtaTATAGTTGGGGACTGCTGtggatggtggtggtggcagatacgatagtggtacaggtgcacaaccttttatccgaagatccaaataacgaaaacctccgaatagcggacattttttcggtccttgaagaaaggtccttgaaaacgttcaccgagggcagcccgcagaggtgacagcggaacctccagtcggtcctcgaagaaaggggaactaaatccccattcataaaagagaaggtgagggtatattgcgcgggagggttaataattgacaatctgctgctgcctgcccgctgagttaaaaagttcccacggtagacacgatacacagtgtatcgtgagtcttgcttgggaactttttaactcagcgtgcaggcagcagcagattgtcgctcccttcagtttcaccccacctacacccctctgcttcccggccatgtgtgtgaccccttccctcccctctccagctccccgctcattgcaccggcgcgggggctttgtactgtcttcacgtcggcgatggcagcaggtcagtgtagtcaccggagacgtcaggaccaattggacgtcgaccaccagacccaccgcaagcacggagatcccagagacccacagccaacagcagcccagccccgctccaactacagaggaacctgggttgcggataacggggcgcagctcggggcgtcgtaggggcccatcggggagcgggttcctgttggtcctgacgtctccagccacctgctatcctccgggaactgtaccgcccttgcaggagagtgtggttgtttgcagttgcagagggagggggcaagggcggtacagttcccagtctcagctccagtccaggggggtggccggagacgtcaggaccaacgggacagcgacccccaggcccactgcaagcacggagatcccagcgacccacagccagcagaaactccagcccagccccgctccaactccagaggaacacgtaggggcagaagttgATGgcgtgcaaggtgttcttggggtggcgcagctcgggctgtgggcaaactgccacttgtcgccgtagcggcccatcggggaacggattcctctggagttggagggggaggggggcattgtgctgtttgatcgccccctgctatcccagggacagggagacacagcggctttttagactggtgggcaatcacttccaaagttctgcccacgcagtcagtacacctctcctacactgcatttcatacaaacattcattctgcaagaaaaaacgacattgaagactcaaactcgcgaccgagtaactgccgggatcaaggcgcaaactcgcgaccttgcggatattagccgaacactctaccactgagccagccgttaaaatcaacgctaaaaaaattccattccgaagaccgacaaattctgaattacgaaaagtgtctggtcccaaggctttcggataaaaggttgtgcacctgtattggagAGGCTTTTAAGTGGACACATAaatagggagggatatggattacacaCAGGCAGATGAGtagcttatcttggcatcatgctcagcacagacattgtagtctgacgggcctgctcctgtgctgtactgttctatgttccaatagGGCCCCTGACTTCACTGCCCATCTTCTGcccattcatatataaatatacaccgttttgttttctcgtttataccattgtttacagagtactatgtttacatattctgttgtgctgctgcaagtaaggatttcattgttctaactgggacgtgagagaataaaacactcttgactcttgacttacgtcgctaatgtgtgggatagaactagtgtacgggtgatcagtggtcggcgtggactcggtgggccgaagagcttgtttccactctgtaccatataaccatataaccatataacaattacagcacggaaacaggccatctcggccctacaagtccgtgccgaacaaatgttttttccccttagtcccacctgcctgcactcataccataaccctccattcccttctcatccatatgcctatccaatttatttttaaatgataccaatgaacctgcctccaccacttccactggaagctcattccacaccgctaccactctctgagtaaagaagttccccctcatattaccctaaacttctgtcccttaattctgaagtcatgtcctcttgtttgaatcttccctattctcaaagggaaaagcttgtccacatcaactctgtctatccctctcatcattttaaagacctctatcaggtcccccttaaccttctgcgctccagagaataaagacctaacttattcaacctatctctgtaacttagttgttgaaacccaggcaacattctagtaaatctcctctgtactctctctattcctataattggacgaccaaaattgtacaccatactccagatttggtctcaccaatgccttgtacaattttaacattacatcccagcttctatactccatgctctgatttataaaggctagcataccaaaagctttctttaccaccctatctatatgagattccaccttcaaggaactatgcacggttatacccagatccctctgttcaactgtattcttcaattccctaccatttaccatgtacgtcctattttgatttgttctgccaaggtgtagcacctcacatttatcggcattaaactccatctgccatctttcagcccatttttccaaatggcctaaatcactttgtagactttggaaatcctcttcattatccacaacaccccctatcttggtatcatctgcatacttactaatccaatttaccacaccttcatccagatcattgatgtacatgacaaacaacaaaggacccaacacagatccctgaggcaccccactagtcacctgcctccaacccgataaacagccatccaccattaccctctggcttctcccattcagccactgttgaatccatcttgctattcctgcatttatacccaacagttgaaccttcttaaccaaccttccatgaggaaccatgtcaaaggccttactaaagtccatatagacaacatccactgctttaccctcgtcaatttccctagtaacctcttcaaaaaattcaagaagattagtcaaacatgaccttccaggcacaaatccatggtgactgttcctaatcagatcctgtttatccagatgcttatatatattatctctaagtatcttttccattaatttgcccaccactgaagtcaaactaacaggtctataattgctaggtttactcttagaaccctttttaaacaatggaacaacatgcgcagtacgccaatcctcagggactattcccgtttctaatgacatttgaaatatttctgtcatagccccggctatttctacactaacttccctcaatgtcctagggaatatcctgtcaggacctggagacttatccacttttatatttttcaaaagtgtcagtagtttcttttactttgaacctcatagtatccatagctactctactagtttcccttacctcacataattcaatatccttctccttggtgaataccgaagaaaaaaaattgttcaatatctcccccatctcttttggctctgcagatagctgtccactctgtctctccaatggaccaattttatccctcgttatccttttgctattaatatagctgtagaaaccctttggattgactttcaccttacttgccaaagcaacctcatatcttcttttagcttttctaatttctttcttaagattctttttacattccttatactcctcaagcacctcatttacttcatgctgcctataattattgtagatctccctctttttccgaacaatatgtccaatttcccttgaaaa belongs to Leucoraja erinacea ecotype New England chromosome 1, Leri_hhj_1, whole genome shotgun sequence and includes:
- the nansa gene encoding N-acetylneuraminic acid synthase a, coding for MSLQFELCPGRSVGGQHPCFIIAEIGQNHQGDLDTAKRMIRMAKECGADCAKFQKSELEHKFNKAALQKPYTSQHSWGATYGEHKRFLEFSHQQYRELAKFAEEVGIFFTASGMDEMAVEFLHELNVPFFKVGSGDTNNFPYLEKAAKKGRPMVISSGMQSMETMRKVYHTVKPINPNFCLLQCTSAYPLEPEDVHLRVLTEYQKEFPDIPIGYSGHETGIAISIAAVALGAKVLERHVTLDKSWKGSDHQASLEPAELRELVRCIRTVERALGSPLKQMLPCEVACHNKLGKSVVAKVPIAAGTMLTLDMMTVKVAVPNGVDPSHIFNLVGKRVKANIGADATITDDVVGEHSS